A genomic window from Pseudonocardia broussonetiae includes:
- a CDS encoding FAD-dependent oxidoreductase, with protein MSKPVLLTVDDDPGVSRSVARDLRRRYGQDHRIVRAESGADALEALRELVLRGEPVAAILADYRMPGMNGIEFLEQAMDIAPHARRALLTAYADTDAAIQAINVVDVDHYLLKPWDPPEEKLYPVVDALIETWRAVGQRPVDEIRLVGHRWSAESFAARDFLARNAVPYRWYSSDDAEGARLLDAAGAGADDLPVVITVDGTALRAPTDAQIASACGLTVDPATDFYDLIVIGGGPAGLGSAVYGASEGLRTVLVERQATGGQAGQSSRIENYLGFPDGVSGAQLTDRARRQAAKFGAEVLTARDVVALEVRGSARVVQFGDGSEIAAHAVVLATGVAYRSLDAPGVAELAGRGVYYGSAATEAPACAGQDVYIVGGANSAGQAAVFFSRHARSVTVLVRGPNLEASMSHYLIKQLEAIDNVVVRTGTEVAEACGDGHLERLVLSDRTSGEKETVEAGAMFVFIGAAPRTDWLDGVVVRDARGFVPTGPDLTHGGGPPPGWTLDRDPYHLESSVPGVFVAGDVRSESVKRVASAVGEGAMAVTLVHRYLAEQ; from the coding sequence GTGAGCAAGCCCGTCCTCCTGACGGTCGACGACGACCCCGGGGTGAGCCGGTCGGTGGCCCGCGACCTGCGCCGCCGCTACGGCCAGGACCACCGGATCGTCCGGGCCGAGTCGGGCGCCGACGCGCTCGAGGCGCTGCGCGAGCTGGTGCTGCGCGGGGAGCCCGTCGCGGCGATCCTCGCCGACTACCGGATGCCCGGGATGAACGGCATCGAGTTCCTCGAGCAGGCCATGGACATCGCGCCGCACGCCCGCCGCGCCCTGCTCACCGCCTACGCCGACACCGACGCCGCGATCCAGGCGATCAACGTCGTCGACGTCGACCACTACCTGCTCAAGCCGTGGGACCCGCCGGAGGAGAAGCTCTACCCCGTCGTCGACGCGCTCATCGAGACCTGGCGCGCGGTCGGCCAGCGGCCCGTCGACGAGATCCGGCTGGTCGGGCACCGGTGGTCGGCCGAGTCGTTCGCCGCGCGCGACTTCCTGGCCCGCAACGCCGTGCCCTACCGCTGGTACAGCAGCGACGACGCCGAGGGCGCCCGGCTGCTCGACGCCGCGGGCGCGGGCGCGGACGACCTGCCCGTCGTCATCACCGTCGACGGCACCGCGCTGCGCGCCCCCACCGACGCCCAGATCGCGTCGGCGTGCGGGCTCACCGTCGACCCGGCCACCGACTTCTACGACCTCATCGTCATCGGCGGCGGCCCGGCCGGGCTCGGCTCGGCGGTCTACGGGGCGTCGGAGGGGCTGCGGACGGTCCTGGTCGAGCGCCAGGCCACCGGCGGGCAGGCCGGGCAGAGCTCCCGGATCGAGAACTACCTCGGCTTCCCCGACGGCGTCTCGGGCGCGCAGCTCACCGACCGGGCGCGGCGCCAGGCCGCCAAGTTCGGGGCGGAGGTGCTGACGGCGCGCGACGTCGTGGCGCTGGAGGTGCGCGGCTCGGCCCGCGTCGTGCAGTTCGGCGACGGGTCGGAGATCGCGGCGCACGCCGTCGTCCTGGCCACCGGCGTCGCCTACCGCAGCCTCGACGCCCCGGGCGTCGCCGAGCTGGCCGGCCGCGGCGTCTACTACGGCTCGGCCGCCACCGAGGCCCCGGCCTGCGCGGGGCAGGACGTCTACATCGTCGGCGGTGCCAACTCCGCCGGGCAGGCCGCGGTGTTCTTCTCCCGGCACGCGCGATCGGTCACCGTGCTGGTGCGCGGACCGAACCTGGAGGCGTCGATGTCGCACTACCTGATCAAGCAGCTCGAGGCGATCGACAACGTCGTGGTGCGCACCGGCACCGAGGTCGCGGAGGCCTGCGGCGACGGGCACCTGGAGCGCCTGGTGCTGTCGGACCGGACGTCGGGGGAGAAGGAGACGGTCGAGGCGGGCGCGATGTTCGTGTTCATCGGGGCCGCGCCGCGCACCGACTGGCTCGACGGGGTCGTCGTCCGCGACGCCCGCGGCTTCGTCCCCACCGGCCCCGACCTCACCCACGGCGGCGGCCCGCCGCCCGGCTGGACGCTGGACCGCGACCCCTACCACCTCGAGTCCAGCGTGCCCGGGGTGTTCGTGGCGGGCGACGTGCGGTCGGAGTCGGTCAAGCGGGTGGCGTCGGCGGTCGGCGAGGGTGCGATGGCGGTGACGCTGGTGCACCGCTACCTGGCGGAGCAGTGA
- the galK gene encoding galactokinase — protein sequence MSRWSAPGRVNLIGEHVDYAQGLCLPFALAERTVVEAAVRSDGRFTARSDAEGGGVDLALDDVGPGSPAGWAGYAAGVLWALRDAGHPVGGMDLTVTATVPLGAGLSSSAALECAVAVAADELFGLGLPRDELARACVRAENEVVGAATGGMDQAAALLCTAGHALLLDTRDGSTRQVPFAPADDGLAVLVIDTRVRHDLADGQYGARRAAVEKASAALGMPSLRDATPADLEGLDADLLPRARHIVSEIARVGEVVALLDAGRLRDIGPLLDASHASLARDYAVSCAELDLAVQVARDAGALGARMTGGGFGGSAIALVPVERIDAVTDAVRAAFARAGLTAPEVRTAEPSAGAGRDD from the coding sequence GTGAGCCGCTGGTCCGCACCCGGACGGGTCAACCTCATCGGCGAGCACGTCGACTACGCCCAGGGCCTGTGCCTGCCCTTCGCGCTGGCCGAGCGCACCGTCGTCGAGGCCGCGGTACGCAGCGACGGGCGCTTCACCGCGCGCAGCGACGCCGAGGGCGGCGGGGTCGACCTCGCGCTCGACGACGTCGGCCCCGGCTCGCCGGCGGGCTGGGCCGGGTACGCCGCCGGCGTGCTCTGGGCCCTGCGCGACGCCGGGCACCCCGTCGGCGGGATGGACCTGACCGTCACCGCGACCGTCCCGCTCGGCGCCGGCCTCTCGTCCTCGGCGGCGCTGGAGTGCGCGGTGGCCGTGGCCGCCGACGAGCTGTTCGGGCTCGGCCTGCCCCGCGACGAGCTCGCGCGCGCGTGCGTGCGCGCGGAGAACGAGGTCGTGGGCGCGGCCACCGGCGGCATGGACCAGGCCGCGGCGCTGCTGTGCACCGCGGGCCACGCGCTGCTGCTCGACACCCGCGACGGGTCGACGCGCCAGGTCCCCTTCGCCCCCGCCGACGACGGGCTCGCCGTCCTCGTCATCGACACCCGGGTGCGCCACGACCTCGCGGACGGGCAGTACGGGGCGCGGCGCGCGGCCGTCGAGAAGGCCTCGGCGGCGCTCGGCATGCCGAGCCTGCGCGACGCCACCCCCGCCGACCTGGAGGGCCTCGACGCCGACCTGCTGCCACGCGCGCGGCACATCGTGAGCGAGATCGCGCGGGTCGGCGAGGTCGTCGCCCTGCTCGACGCCGGACGGCTGCGCGACATCGGCCCGCTGCTCGACGCCTCGCACGCCTCCCTGGCCCGCGACTACGCGGTGTCGTGCGCCGAGCTCGACCTCGCCGTCCAGGTGGCCCGCGACGCCGGGGCGCTCGGCGCGCGGATGACCGGCGGCGGGTTCGGCGGCTCGGCGATCGCGCTGGTGCCGGTCGAGCGGATCGACGCCGTCACCGACGCGGTACGGGCGGCGTTCGCCCGGGCCGGGCTCACCGCACCCGAGGTGCGCACGGCCGAGCCGAGCGCGGGCGCCGGCCGCGACGACTAG
- a CDS encoding OsmC family protein, whose translation MTMQMPMAAADARITPSGPVVLDLGGHSVVVDHEAAGPTPLELMTGALAACSAMSARTHLARDGDIGDVEVIVTLDAGPPTLFYRRVVLPFSLSTADAHRLADALERTELTMMLRPSFQIRTSVEHAGEVLN comes from the coding sequence ATGACCATGCAGATGCCGATGGCCGCGGCCGACGCCCGCATCACCCCGTCCGGGCCGGTCGTGCTCGACCTCGGCGGCCACTCCGTCGTCGTCGACCACGAGGCGGCCGGGCCGACCCCGTTGGAGCTGATGACGGGCGCGCTGGCGGCCTGCAGCGCGATGTCGGCGCGCACCCACCTGGCCCGCGACGGCGACATCGGCGACGTCGAGGTGATCGTCACCCTCGACGCCGGCCCGCCCACCCTGTTCTACCGGCGGGTGGTCCTGCCGTTCTCGCTGAGCACCGCCGACGCCCACCGCCTGGCCGACGCCCTGGAACGCACGGAGCTGACGATGATGCTGCGCCCGTCGTTCCAGATCCGGACGTCGGTGGAGCACGCGGGCGAGGTGCTCAACTAG
- a CDS encoding ATP-binding protein, with translation MTTRADLRTLFLFEALSDEQLAWVSEHADEVDVAAGNDIVVEGEPADCFYVLHAGTVAMSRVIAGDPVETTRTDHRGVYFGAVQFYLDDESARTYPASVRAVTDCCVLALPAREFAAEFSRWFPMAVHLLEGMILGLRKGGQITAERERLLALGKLSAGLTHELNNPAAAAGRAADALRDKVTGMRNKLAMIADGRIAGPQLHKLVMAQDEFVKKVRHAPPLSPIETSDREDELGDWLDDAGISGGWDLAPVFVAGGLEVSDLDAVRTATDPAVLEGAIRWLAYTVETESLLREITDATSRISDLVLAAKQYSQMDRAPFRFVDVHEGLDATLVMFGRKLASADGTGEGGVRIVRDYDRSLPPIPAYAAELNQVWTNIIDNAVDAMGGSGTLTVRTSRDEDRVLVEIGDSGPGIPPEVRQRIFEPFFTTKGVGKGTGLGLDVSYRVVVSRHHGDIAVVSQPGDTRFQVRLPITEALV, from the coding sequence GTGACGACCCGGGCCGACCTGCGGACGCTGTTCCTGTTCGAGGCGCTCTCCGACGAGCAGCTCGCGTGGGTGTCCGAGCACGCCGACGAGGTCGACGTGGCCGCGGGCAACGACATCGTCGTCGAGGGCGAGCCGGCCGACTGCTTCTACGTCCTGCACGCCGGCACCGTCGCGATGAGCCGCGTGATCGCCGGCGACCCCGTGGAGACCACCCGCACCGACCACCGCGGGGTCTACTTCGGGGCCGTCCAGTTCTACCTCGACGACGAGAGCGCGCGGACCTACCCGGCGTCGGTCCGCGCCGTCACCGACTGCTGCGTGCTCGCGCTGCCGGCCCGGGAGTTCGCCGCGGAGTTCAGCCGCTGGTTCCCGATGGCGGTGCACCTGCTGGAGGGCATGATCCTCGGGCTGCGCAAGGGCGGGCAGATCACCGCCGAGCGCGAGCGCCTCCTCGCGCTGGGCAAGCTGTCGGCGGGGCTCACCCACGAGCTCAACAACCCGGCCGCGGCCGCCGGGCGCGCCGCCGACGCCCTGCGCGACAAGGTCACCGGCATGCGCAACAAGCTCGCCATGATCGCCGACGGGCGGATCGCCGGCCCGCAGCTGCACAAGCTGGTGATGGCGCAGGACGAGTTCGTCAAGAAGGTCCGCCACGCCCCGCCGCTCTCGCCGATCGAGACCTCCGACCGCGAGGACGAGCTGGGCGACTGGCTCGACGACGCCGGCATCAGCGGCGGCTGGGACCTCGCGCCGGTGTTCGTCGCCGGCGGGCTGGAGGTCTCCGACCTCGACGCCGTGCGCACCGCGACCGACCCGGCGGTGCTGGAGGGCGCGATCCGCTGGCTCGCCTACACCGTCGAGACCGAGAGCCTGCTGCGCGAGATCACCGACGCCACCAGTCGCATCTCCGACCTCGTCCTGGCGGCCAAGCAGTACTCGCAGATGGACCGCGCGCCGTTCCGCTTCGTCGACGTCCACGAGGGGCTCGACGCCACGCTCGTCATGTTCGGCCGCAAGCTCGCCTCCGCCGACGGCACGGGCGAGGGCGGCGTGCGCATCGTCCGCGACTACGACCGCTCGTTGCCGCCGATCCCGGCCTACGCGGCCGAGCTCAACCAGGTGTGGACCAACATCATCGACAACGCGGTCGACGCGATGGGGGGCTCCGGCACGCTGACGGTGCGCACCTCGCGCGACGAGGACCGCGTGCTCGTCGAGATCGGCGACTCCGGCCCGGGCATCCCGCCCGAGGTGCGGCAGCGGATCTTCGAGCCGTTCTTCACGACCAAGGGCGTCGGCAAGGGCACCGGGCTGGGGCTCGACGTGAGCTACCGCGTGGTCGTGTCGCGCCACCACGGCGACATCGCCGTCGTCTCGCAGCCGGGGGACACCCGGTTCCAGGTGCGCCTGCCGATCACGGAGGCGCTCGTATGA
- a CDS encoding trans-aconitate 2-methyltransferase: MTSWDPALYLSFDDHRARPFHDLLARIGAVEPRRVVDLGCGPGHLTALLSGRWPGAAVTALDSSPEMVAAARENGVDADLVDVRDWTPAPDADVVVTNAVLQWVPEHVALLPRWLEALPSGAWFAMQVPGNSSAPSHHLVREVLDQPRWRGSVAVGDGDALPEPAAYADLIAGTGAEVDVWETTYLHRLTGADPVLRWISSTALRPVRDALPAAEYDRFRDELAPRLRGAYPPRPDGTTWFPFRRVFAVARTA; encoded by the coding sequence GTGACGTCCTGGGACCCGGCGCTCTACCTGAGCTTCGACGACCACCGCGCCCGCCCGTTCCACGACCTGCTGGCGCGCATCGGCGCTGTCGAGCCGCGGAGGGTCGTCGACCTCGGCTGCGGTCCGGGCCACCTCACCGCGCTGCTGTCGGGGCGCTGGCCGGGCGCCGCGGTCACCGCGCTCGACTCCTCGCCGGAGATGGTCGCGGCCGCCCGGGAGAACGGGGTCGACGCCGACCTGGTCGACGTCCGCGACTGGACGCCCGCTCCCGACGCCGACGTCGTCGTCACCAACGCGGTGCTGCAGTGGGTGCCGGAGCACGTGGCGCTGCTGCCGCGCTGGCTCGAGGCGCTGCCGTCGGGGGCGTGGTTCGCGATGCAGGTGCCCGGCAACTCCTCGGCGCCCTCGCACCACCTCGTCCGCGAGGTCCTCGACCAGCCGCGCTGGCGCGGGTCGGTGGCCGTCGGCGACGGGGACGCGCTGCCCGAGCCGGCCGCGTACGCCGACCTGATCGCGGGCACCGGCGCCGAGGTCGACGTCTGGGAGACCACCTACCTGCACCGCCTCACCGGCGCCGACCCGGTGCTGCGCTGGATCAGCAGCACCGCCCTGCGCCCCGTCCGCGACGCCCTGCCCGCGGCGGAGTACGACCGGTTCCGCGACGAGCTGGCGCCCCGGCTGCGCGGCGCCTACCCGCCCCGCCCCGACGGCACGACCTGGTTCCCGTTCCGCCGGGTCTTCGCCGTCGCGCGCACCGCCTGA